From one Nitrospira sp. MA-1 genomic stretch:
- a CDS encoding glycosyltransferase gives MSFWLLPLLFMESALFLLTALSLAIWVYLCFGHGRFWYADQRLGRDQPISHQITSWPTVVIVVPARNEADVIERTLRSLLEQDYPGEFHVVMVDDQSDDGTGDLARELATQHPGGTHLTVKDAEDRPAGWLGKVWALHIGLRYAEKEWPDANYRYLTDADIEHSRGNLRELVSKAECEGLDLVSLMVRLHCQHAWEKVLIPAFVYFFQKLYPFPLINDHNSPVGGAAGGCILVRNHALKQVGGIGIIRAEVIDDCALGAAIKRVGKIWVGLTDSEHSIRPYAGLADIWGMVKRTAYTQLRYSPLRLVGTVVGLVLVYLLPPLVVLSWPLHGSVLAGGLAVFAWLIMMYTFQPTLRLYALVPTYGMVLPVAASLYLGMTIDSAWRHWLKIGGQWKGRTGIGCTN, from the coding sequence ATGAGTTTTTGGCTCCTACCTTTACTTTTTATGGAATCCGCTCTCTTTTTGCTCACAGCCCTCTCCTTGGCTATCTGGGTCTACCTCTGTTTTGGGCATGGCCGCTTTTGGTATGCGGATCAGCGACTCGGTAGGGATCAGCCGATTTCTCACCAAATTACGTCATGGCCCACTGTCGTCATAGTTGTTCCCGCTCGGAATGAAGCGGATGTCATTGAACGAACGTTGCGTTCTCTTTTAGAGCAGGACTACCCAGGTGAATTCCATGTGGTGATGGTGGATGATCAAAGTGATGATGGTACCGGCGACCTTGCACGAGAGCTTGCTACGCAACATCCAGGGGGAACGCACCTCACTGTGAAGGACGCCGAAGATCGCCCCGCTGGCTGGCTGGGAAAAGTGTGGGCCCTTCACATCGGATTACGGTATGCCGAGAAGGAGTGGCCTGATGCCAACTATCGATATTTGACGGATGCTGACATTGAGCATAGCCGGGGAAACCTGCGCGAGCTGGTTTCCAAAGCCGAATGCGAAGGGCTGGATCTTGTGTCCCTCATGGTCCGATTGCACTGTCAACATGCCTGGGAGAAGGTCCTGATTCCAGCATTTGTGTATTTCTTTCAAAAGCTCTATCCCTTTCCCCTCATCAATGATCATAATTCACCTGTCGGAGGCGCAGCTGGAGGGTGCATTCTTGTGAGGAATCATGCCCTGAAACAGGTAGGAGGGATAGGAATCATTCGCGCCGAAGTTATTGATGATTGCGCGTTGGGGGCAGCAATCAAGAGGGTAGGAAAGATCTGGGTAGGTCTAACGGATTCGGAGCACAGCATTCGTCCCTATGCAGGGCTTGCTGATATCTGGGGAATGGTGAAACGCACGGCCTATACCCAACTGAGATATTCCCCTTTGAGGCTTGTGGGTACCGTCGTGGGCCTGGTTCTTGTCTATCTCCTCCCACCGCTTGTGGTTTTGTCTTGGCCCCTTCACGGAAGTGTTCTGGCGGGAGGATTGGCGGTCTTCGCCTGGCTCATCATGATGTATACATTTCAACCCACCTTGCGTCTATACGCACTGGTTCCGACCTATGGCATGGTGTTGCCCGTGGCGGCCTCGCTCTATCTGGGCATGACGATAGACTCAGCTTGGCGACATTGGTTGAAGATCGGAGGACAATGGAAAGGACGGACGGGAATTGGTTGCACTAATTGA